The Vicinamibacteria bacterium genome includes the window CTCGCCCGATGGGTTCTTCTCCTGCGGCTCGAAGACGGATGTGTTTCTGGAGACCAGATACTGCCCGCCGATGGCGAGCTCGTAATTTCGCTCACCTCTTCCCACGCCGGCGGACCCGGATTCCTGTCCCCTCCATTCGCCCACGAAGTACTTGAGAGGTTTCCAAACATCCTCTTCCTGAGTTGGTTGCAAGACGAGAAACGCAAACCAGATCGTGCCCATCGTTGGTCCTCCTGCAGTCCGATCGAGCATAACTCGGGAATACGCCAACGAATTGGACAAATCCGACAAAGTCAAAGCTCGAAAGAAGAAACCCGGGAACGTGAGAGCAGCTGGCGCGGGGTCAAGCCGGAGAATTCCTTGAATTCACGAATGAAATGCGCCTGATCGTAGTAGCCGCTCAGGTGGGCGGCCCAGGTCAGGCTCTCAAAAGGCTGGCACAGCTTACGATAGGCTCGAATGAACCTCACCAGGCGGGCCGTCTGCTTCGGCGTCGCACCGATGTTCTGGAGGAATCTCCGCTGGAGCTGGCGTTCACCGATGCCGAGCTCGCGGGTCATTTCGCTCATGCGGACCTGGCCGCGCCGTTGCCAGAGATAGCGGACGGCGGGAGCGAGGTCCTCCTTCTGGTGAAGCGCGAGCTGCTCGAGGAGAAAGCGCTCGACGCGCTCGACTCGCTCTTCAGTCGTCGTGGCATTTGCCACCGCGTCTTCCAGCTCCCGGCACCGCTTTCCCCAGAGCGCCTCGGCCGGCACCTGGCAATCGGCAAACTCAGAGACCGGAACGGGAAAGAACTGATAGGCACCCCAAGGAAAGAACCGGACCGATATGAGGCCGCAGCTTCCCGTTGCGCGGATGTCGATGAACCGGGACGCCTGGGAGATCGCGAAGCTCCGCGGCTGCGCCTGTTCGCGACCGTCGGCAAAGCGGGTGACGAACGGATCGCCGTAGTGAAAGACGACCTCGACGATCCCATCGGGAAGAATCCGATGGCCGTCGCCGAAAAATCCAGGATCGCCCGTCTCCAGCACCCATATCAGTTTCACATAGGGCGCCAGCAGCGCGTTGGGTCGAAATTCTCGATCGATCAACTCTTCTTTCGGTCTCCCGAAAGTCTCAAGAGCGGTTCGATCAGTTCCATCGGGATCGGGAAGACGACGGTCGAGTTCTTCTCGGTGGCAATCTCGGTCAAGGTCTGCAGGTATCGAAGCTGCAATCCGAGGGGGTGTTGCCCGACGATCGCGGCGGCCTGGGACAGCTTTTCTGCGGCCTGGAACTCGCCGTCCGCGTGGATGACTTTCGCACGCTTCTCTCGCTCGGCCTCGGCCTGACGGGCGATGGCGCGCTGCATCTCCGT containing:
- a CDS encoding helix-turn-helix transcriptional regulator, whose amino-acid sequence is MIDREFRPNALLAPYVKLIWVLETGDPGFFGDGHRILPDGIVEVVFHYGDPFVTRFADGREQAQPRSFAISQASRFIDIRATGSCGLISVRFFPWGAYQFFPVPVSEFADCQVPAEALWGKRCRELEDAVANATTTEERVERVERFLLEQLALHQKEDLAPAVRYLWQRRGQVRMSEMTRELGIGERQLQRRFLQNIGATPKQTARLVRFIRAYRKLCQPFESLTWAAHLSGYYDQAHFIREFKEFSGLTPRQLLSRSRVSSFEL